A stretch of Monomorium pharaonis isolate MP-MQ-018 chromosome 7, ASM1337386v2, whole genome shotgun sequence DNA encodes these proteins:
- the LOC105831534 gene encoding caltractin, with protein MASTSKKQNARKKIKVELTERQKANIKEAFDLFDPDGTGKIAVKDLKVALRAMGFEPTQKEIQALLEDTVPIHPNHLSYEEFMKVMLIKMSEEEGQDEILRAFRLFDDDKTGKISFENLKRVANELEENLTDEEILDMINQVDEDGDGQISLEEFMKLFKNMSSCS; from the coding sequence GCGTCCAcatctaaaaaacaaaatgctcgcaaaaagataaaagttgaATTAACCGAGAGACAGAAGGCTAACATAAAAGAAGCATTTGATCTATTTGATCCGGATGGCACTGGAAAAATCGCTGTCAAAGATCTCAAAGTTGCTCTTAGAGCCATGGGATTTGAGCCAacacaaaaagaaatacagGCGCTCTTAGAAGATACTGTGCCTATTCATCCTAACCACTTATCTTATGAAGAATTCATGAaagtaatgttaattaaaatgtcaGAAGAAGAAGGTCAAGATGAAATATTAAGAGCATTCCGCCTTTTTGATGACGATAAAACAGGGAAAATATcctttgaaaatttgaaaagggTTGCGAAtgaattagaagaaaatttgaCCGACGAGGAGATATTAGATATGATCAACCAGGTGGACGAAGATGGTGATGGACAAATATCACTAGAagaatttatgaaactttttaagAACATGTCAAGTTGTTCGTAA
- the LOC105831504 gene encoding exosome complex component RRP43 encodes MDLQYKTIHPMKYLQDHLEQGVRADGRKFLSFRPVSINVSSIIQADSSALFKLGDTSVVCGIKAELATPKADTPDHGYIVPNVELSPLCSSKFRPGPPSEQAQVLSKLINIILSNSAALDLKDLCICRSKLVWVLYCDILCLNYNGSVIDACTGAMIAALKTLTLPEVNYNKETGVTVVHPKNRKAFTVRTLPVSTSFAVFEKQLLIADPMDDEEDLSSGRFSIVMDDEEKICYVHKPGGIPISQNLLSKGLEMAKTRAKSIRSVINASISTLNVKSMEINT; translated from the exons ATGGATTTACAATACAA AACAATTCATcctatgaaatatttacaagatCATCTC GAACAAGGTGTTCGGGCGGATGGTAGAAAATTTCTCTCGTTTCGGCCAGTAAGCATAAATGTCTCGTCTATTATTCAGGCAGACAGTTCAGCGTTATTCAAATTAGGTGACACATCTGTGGTTTGCGGTATTAAGGCT gAATTAGCGACACCGAAAGCAGATACTCCAGATCATGGCTACATTGTACCAAACGTAGAATTGTCTCCTCTGTGTTCCTCAAAGTTTCGTCCAGGCCCACCAAGTGAACAGGCTCAGGTGCTCTCCAAGTtgataaatatcattttaagtAATTCGGCGGCACTCGATTTGAAAGATCTTTGCATCTGTAGAAGTAAATTAGTATGGGTCTTGTATTGTGATATCTTGTGCCTAAATTACAATGGCTCGGTTATAGATGCTTGCACTGGAGCGATGATCGCTGCTCTTAAAACGT TGACCCTACCTGAGGTAAATTACAACAAGGAAACAGGAGTAACTGTCGTACATCCGAAAAACAGGAAAGCGTTTACTGTGAGAACGTTGCCAGTTTCTACGTCATTTGCAGTATTTGAAAA ACAATTGTTAATAGCTGATCCTATGGATGACGAGGAGGATTTATCATCAGGAAGATTTTCTATTGTGATGGACGATGAAGAAAAGATTTGCTATGTACATAAACCTG gtGGAATTCCAATCTCTCAGAATTTACTTTCCAAAGGATTGGAAATGGCAAAAACGAGAGCGAAATCAATCAGATCGGTGATCAATGCTTCTATATCGACactaaatgtaaaaagtatggaaataaatacttga
- the LOC105831499 gene encoding serine/threonine-protein kinase PAK 2, with translation MSLSLTKLFSKKKSGGGATHAVDHTAAVATEIGLPTNVSHKFHVSKNAETGQLEGLPDPWIRLLNTQISKSEQDEHPDAALQAIKFYNYSIKRKPQADQEVFKPFVTQDLIEEESQAIDNILTGKYRSDDSSDDDRLTIVATTEDGSTDERTNALPELPPKVNKPPKPPKPPKPPKPPKPAPRKCNSRVEKSLTEILEDLNTFQFSDDEDEPPRKEQGEEEVEENNVLPSRTEESPVLRRKTECMGVRLSEEQVYEELRAICQRGDPNLRFEKTKEVGAGASGTVFIATDRQYGRKVAVKDIDLSKQPKKELILTEIKILKEFQHPNLVNFLDGYLVDEHLWVVMELLEGGPLTDVVTETVMKEAQIAAVCREVLKAISFLHTRGIIHRDIKSDNVLLGMNGAVKVTDFGFCANIDGDEKRQTMVGTPYWMAPEVVTRKQYGKKVDIWSLGIMAIEMIEGEPPYMKETPLRALYLIAAIGRPSIPRWDSLSPTFQNFLERCLAVEVDERATADELLSHPFLGNCAELSTLTPLIRAAQRILQKAFR, from the coding sequence ATGAGCCTCAGCCTGACGAAGTTGTTCTCGAAGAAGaagagcggcggcggcgcgaccCACGCGGTCGACCacaccgccgccgtcgccacGGAGATCGGCCTGCCGACCAACGTCTCGCACAAGTTCCACGTGAGCAAGAATGCGGAGACCGGACAGCTGGAGGGCCTGCCGGACCCGTGGATACGGCTGCTCAACACCCAGATCTCCAAGTCGGAGCAGGACGAGCACCCGGACGCCGCGCTCCAGGCGATCAAGTTCTACAACTACTCGATCAAGCGCAAGCCGCAGGCGGATCAGGAAGTCTTCAAGCCGTTCGTCACGCAGGACTTGATCGAGGAGGAGTCGCAGGCGATCGACAACATCCTGACGGGCAAGTATCGCTCGGACGACAGTTCCGATGACGATCGCTTGACGATCGTCGCGACCACCGAGGACGGTTCGACGGACGAGCGGACGAACGCGTTGCCCGAGCTGCCACCGAAGGTCAACAAGCCGCCGAAGCCGCCGAAGCCACCGAAACCACCGAAACCACCGAAACCGGCGCCACGCAAGTGCAACAGCAGGGTGGAGAAGAGCCTCACCGAAATCCTCGAGGATCTCAACACGTTTCAGTTCagcgacgacgaggacgaacCGCCACGGAAGGAgcagggggaggaggaggtggaggAGAACAATGTTTTGCCGAGCAGAACGGAGGAAAGTCCAGTCCTACGAAGGAAGACCGAGTGTATGGGCGTGAGACTCAGCGAGGAGCAGGTGTACGAGGAGCTCCGGGCAATCTGCCAACGCGGGGATCCCAATTTGCGCTTCGAGAAGACCAAGGAGGTGGGCGCTGGTGCGTCCGGGACTGTGTTCATAGCGACCGACCGTCAGTACGGTCGGAAGGTAGCCGTGAAGGACATAGATTTGTCGAAGCAGCCGAAGAAGGAGCTGATACTAACCGAGATCAAGATCCTCAAGGAGTTTCAGCACCCGAACCTGGTCAACTTTCTCGACGGCTACCTGGTGGACGAGCATCTCTGGGTGGTGATGGAGCTGCTGGAGGGCGGGCCGCTCACGGATGTGGTCACCGAGACGGTGATGAAGGAGGCGCAGATCGCGGCTGTCTGCCGCGAGGTCCTGAAGGCGATAAGCTTCCTGCACACCAGGGGGATCATTCATCGGGACATCAAGTCGGACAATGTGCTGCTGGGCATGAACGGTGCGGTGAAGGTTACGGATTTTGGTTTTTGCGCGAACATCGACGGTGACGAGAAACGACAGACTATGGTTGGCACGCCGTACTGGATGGCGCCGGAGGTGGTGACGAGGAAGCAGTACGGCAAGAAGGTGGACATCTGGTCGCTAGGTATAATGGCCATCGAGATGATCGAGGGGGAGCCGCCTTACATGAAGGAGACCCCGCTGAGAGCGTTGTACCTGATCGCTGCCATCGGTAGACCCTCCATTCCGAGGTGGGACAGCCTCAGTCCGACGTTTCAGAATTTCCTGGAGAGATGCCTCGCCGTGGAGGTCGACGAGAGAGCAACCGCCGACGAGCTGCTCTCTCATCCGTTCCTAGGAAACTGCGCGGAACTGTCCACCCTCACGCCGCTGATCCGCGCGGCACAGAGAATTCTCCAAAAAGCGTTTCGTTAA
- the LOC105831494 gene encoding pyruvate dehydrogenase protein X component, mitochondrial, which yields MAHMIRSRLLPLSLKYTNRVAPRITVPLKYQRLCFHTSDVLDVKGKELLMPSLSPTMESGTIVKWLKKEGDKIDPGDAIADIQTDKAVVTMEFDDEGVMAKIIVSEGTKDIKVGTLIALTVEVDEDWKTVEMPEGLAQTPPATPSTAESSPPVTKAEPPPGQQNIAMPALSPTMTTGTIVKWLKKEGDEIQPGDALAEIQTDKAVMSFELEEEGILAKILVSEGSQVEVGQLIAVVVETGMDWKQAVVPTATKPTGATEPSPTKPTTVTDSKPSSGQVYGLAVKRLLEEYGLSSGSIKGTGRTNRLLKGDVLAYIEANNVKKVTPKSAPAPEAAKARPSVPEETHVPVGKPSAYEDIEISNIRAVIAKRLGESKRTVPHSYAVVDINIDKLFELRGKLKMEDINVSINDFVIKAVAHALVECPDINTLYQNGQVVRVSKVDVSVAVATKTGLITPIVFDTATKSLVDISKNIRELAEKARNGQLKPHEFQGGTFTISNLGMFGIKEFSAIINLPQTAILAVGSGREELDPSLMKITKMTVKLSYDRRAIDEDQAADFLAILKAMLEDPAFLAAGRMQTLRYKRDAY from the exons ATGGCGCACATGATAAGATCTAGGCTCCTGCCGCTGTCACTCAAGTACACTAATCGCGTCGCGCCTCGCATCACCGTGCCCTTAAAATATCAGCGATTATGTTTTCACACCAGCGACGTCCTCGACG tgaAGGGAAAGGAGTTGTTAATGCCATCCTTATCGCCCACCATGGAAAGCGGCACCATAGTCAAGTGGTTAAAGAAGGAGGGTGACAAAATTGACCCTGGTGACGCTATTGCGGATATTCAGACTGACAAAGCTGTTGTCACAATGGAATTTGATGACGAAGGCGTGATGGCAAAGATAATT GTATCTGAAGGAACGAAGGATATTAAAGTGGGGACTCTGATAGCTCTCACTGTCGAAGTCGATGAAGACTGGAAAACAGTAGAGATGCCGGAAGGATTGGCGCAAACTCCTCCAGCAACACCATCTACTGCTGAATCAAGTCCACCTGTTACAAAAGCAGAACCACCACCTGGCCA ACAAAACATTGCTATGCCTGCCCTGTCACCAACAATGACAACAGGTACAATTGTGAAGTGGCTGAAGAAGGAGGGTGATGAAATACAGCCAGGTGACGCGTTGGCAGAGATACAGACAGACAAAGCTGTGATGTCATTCGAATTGGAGGAAGAGGGTATACTCGCGAAAATTctt GTTTCAGAAGGATCTCAGGTGGAAGTAGGTCAGTTAATAGCTGTTGTGGTCGAGACAGGAATGGATTGGAAGCAGGCTGTTGTCCCTACAGCCACTAAACCAACAGGAGCCACAGAACCAAGTCCTACTAAACCGACAACAGTAACTGACTCCAAACCATCAAGTGGGCA agTCTATGGTTTGGCAGTAAAGAGATTGTTAGAGGAGTATGGTCTGAGTTCTGGTTCAATCAAGGGCACGGGACGTACAAACCGTTTATTGAAGGGCGACGTTCTGGCGTATATTGAAGcgaataacgttaaaaaagtTACGCCTAAATCCG CACCGGCTCCAGAAGCTGCTAAGGCACGTCCTTCCGTTCCAGAAGAGACACATGTTCCGGTTGGAAAACCCTCTGCATACGAAGATATCGAAATATCCAACATTCGTGCCGTTATCGCTAAACGACTCGGAGAGTCAAAG agAACTGTACCACATTCTTACGCAGTTGTAGACATAAATatcgataaattattcgagCTCCGTGGAAAACTAAAGATggaagatataaatgtatcaaTTAACGATTTCGTTATCAAGGCTGTCGCTCACGCGCTTGTCGAGTGTCCCGatataaatactttgtatCAAAACGGACAA gTTGTTCGAGTGTCAAAGGTGGATGTGTCTGTAGCAGTTGCAACAAAAACAGGTTTGATTACTCCAATAGTATTTGATACTGCCACTAAAAGCTTAGTAGATATCTCGAAAAATATTCGGGAATTAGCCGAAAAGGCAAGAAATGGACAGCTTAAACCACACGAGTTTCAAGGAGGAACATTTAC AATTTCGAATTTGGGAATGTTTGGCATTAAGGAATTTTCTGCCATTATAAATCTCCCACAAACCGCTATTCTCGCTGTAGGTTCAGGACGAGAAGAGCTAG ACCCCTCGTTAATGAAGATAACGAAAATGACAGTGAAGCTGTCATATGATAGACGAGCGATTGACGAGGATCAAGCAGCTGACTTTTTGGCTATTTTGAAAGCAATGTTGGAGGATCCAGCTTTTCTCGCAGCTGGCAGGATGCAGACACTGAGGTACAAACGTGATGCGTATTAA